The genomic interval AACCACCTGCTCCCCGGTACACAGGGCCCTTCTGTGGCCGGGCACGAGTCCACACCGACTTCACTCCCAGCCCCTATGACCACGACTCACTGAAACTGCAGGTAAGGTCAGCATCTGGGCTTCTCTGGAGCCTGGCAGGCTGCACCCAAAAAGGAAGCTGTACTGATCCAGGCTATGACAGTTTCAGTAGAGGCCAAGACCCCCACCTCCTCTGTCCCctgctcccttctcctctcctctcccccccACAGAAAGGAGATGTGATCCAGATCATTGAAAAGCCACCTGTGGGCACGTGGCAGGGCCTACTCAATGGCAAGCTGGGCTCTTTCAAATTCATCTATGTGGATGTGCTGCCTGAGGAGGCCGTAGAGCCTGCCCGCCCCAGCCGCCGACAGAGCAAGGGCAAGAGACCCAAGCCTAAGACCCTGCATGAGCTGCTGGAGCGCATCGGCCTGGAGGTTTGAGCTTGGACCTCACTAGTACCTAGTATCAGGGAGGCATAATTGCCCCAGGGATGGGGACCAGGAAATGACAACTATGCGTAGTTGGGGAGGGCCTTGGCAAGGGCGGCTGGTAAGCAGCTATGCCGGTGGCCTGCCTCTGCCCACAGGAGCACACATCCACCCTCCTGCTCAATGGCTACCAGACACTGGAGGACTTCAAAGAGCTGCGAGAAACACATCTCAATGAGCTCAACATCATGGACCCGCAGCATCGGGCCAAGCTGCTCACGGCCGCTGAGCTGCTGCTGGACTATGACAGTGAGTGGCTTTAGGAACAGCCTGGCAAGGGGGTGTGCCTGCCAGTATTCCAGGGAGGGGAGGCTTGCCCTGGCCCCACCCCGGGTCCACACTCTGCCCTAGGACCTCTCTGCAGTGAGAAGGACTTTCCAGTTGAATTAGAATTTCAGGGAAGGTGTGTGGGAGAAAGGAGTTGTAGGGATGATTGAGCCCAACCCCCTTTGAGTCAAAGGGGACCCTAAGGCCAAAGAAGGCAAAGCCTTACTTGAGGCCTCAAAGCAGATAAATTACAGAGCCAGGATTCAGGCCCACTGCCTGGCTCCAGCTTAGTAGTGCTAAAGAAGTGTGAGCTCCTGGGCTGCAGAGCTGGCCTGGAAACAGCTCCCACCGACTTCTAAGCTGGAAGTGGTGAGGAGAGAGGCAGGTTGGCGGCAGGTGCCCACAGGGAGAGACTGCCCGTAATGCACTTCCCAAGGTCCTTACCCCCACCCCCttactctgtcttcctctctcgtTCCTGGCAGCCGGCAGCGAGGAGGCAGAAGAAGGCGCCGAGAGCAGCCAGGAGCCAGTGGCACACACAGCGTCCGACCCCAAGGTGGACATCCCTCGCGACTCCGGCTGCTATGAGGGCTCAGAGAGTGGACGTGATGAGGCAGAGCTGGCGGGCACTGAGGAGCAGCTGCAGGGCCTCTCCCTGGCCGGGGCACCTTGAGGTGGTGTTAGCAATAGGCCAAGGCTGGGCTCCAGCTGCAAAGGCTGCAGGAGTGGGCCCAGCTGCCCATGGTGGCCCAGGCCCAGAGTACTGGCACTGAGCCTGGCCCTGCTTCCCCAGGGACACTTAGGGCTGCAGAGGCCAGGCCAGGGCCCTACAGGTTCTAGGCTCAGCTAGAGTGGCTGAGGAGTCACCCAAGGGCACATCCCACCTGCCTGAGCCCCACCCTCCACCAGCGACTGACAGCGCAGCCCCTCCTGGCACCAACTGCTCCCCCCCATGGCCATGGCCACAGCAAGCGGGGCACTGGGAGACCCTGCCCATGTCCCTCACCACCAAGGCCCCCAAATCCTCCTGCCCCCACACCACCTACCCCTGTTGCACTGCTCCTGAAAAGGGGGCCAAGTCAATGTTTCAGGTCAGTCTCAAAACCAAAGGGAAGCTGGCCATTTAAAAGAACCCAAACTGACCATGGGTAAATCCAGTTTCCCTAAGTAAGGGCTGAAGAAATCCATTGGTACCATACCCACTTTCCTTCTCCTTGGCTTTCTTAGAGGTTTGACCACCAAATCCTATGAGGCTTGAACCAAGTGGCTTCCTCTTTCTAGGCTTAGGATTGGTTGGGGTTAAAATGGGTGATCACTGAAGGCCTTGCCAGCTCTGACATTCTGTGACGTTAAACGTCTATTCTCCTGTCACTTGTGGCCCGGGACACCAGTGGGGTTTATCGAGGGGACCAGAGGGGACTCGGTCTGTCAAGTGAAGTGGCTCCTTGTGCTCACCCACTTTATTCCTTCCCGTGTAACTCAGGACAGCTGCAACTTCCCCCAGCTTAAAACAATGCCCAAACCTCCTACGATATGCACCCTCCCCTTCCATCCCTGGTCCCTTCAAATGAGGCTTCTCACAAGGCTAATTGCAGATGGTCAGGCCTGGCTTCCAAGGACAGAATTGCCTCGCAGAAGCCAGCTGCGGATCTGGGTCCAGAGTTGGCCACTTGTGTGGGTCCTCACGAGCAAAGAGAGCACTAAACTTAACATTGGGGGTCCACCACTCCAACTTTGCTTTCTGAAGGTTTTGGTGTACACTGAGCcccagaaggaaaggagagtATCTGTGAGTGGGGGCCCCCCTTGACCCCAGTACCAAGTCTGTGCCCTGAATCCCCAGAGTAGCCCTTCCCGGGTGCCCAGCCAGCCTGGGGACAAACAGTGTCCACTACATCTAGAACTGCTGGCTAAGTGGACACATTTCTTGACCTCCTAccaggaactttgacaaaagctAGCTTTGGGGAAGGGGTTGGGTGTAAATATGAGGGTGGAGGGAGACCAGCTGGTAGCAATAAACATGGGTAGAACTAAACTACTGTCTCCAGTTATCTTTTCTATGGGGAGAGGATTGTGGGGAGGAGCAGACTGGTCTTCAAAGCTGGTCTCAGCACATCGTCCCTCATTGTCCTTTCAGGGccatccttcccttcccttaaATGTTCACTGCTCTTGACTCTGCTGACCTAAAGCGCCAGTCTGAAGCCCTAGCTGGTTCTGCCCTTCCCTCCAACTAGCCCTCCTCAGAACAAGTCTCAGGCTCCCATGGCACAGGCTTTGCTGGGGTCCAAGAGGCATAGGGAGGAATGGCTACTTCCCTCATCCAATAACTGTTCATTTTAACAGGATCCTTGAAAACCTTCACCCTGTGAAGAAGTACCCACACTGGGGAGCTGTCCAGGGTCTAAGAGGGGGAGATCTGGGGTCAGCGGGGTCTTTCCTCTGAGGGCACCTCTTCCTGACCCCACCCTGTGCCCACTAAAGCAGTACCATCTCTCGGGAGGTGGGATGGAGACAAAGACCCCCagcttcctttctgtttctgccAGAATTAACTGCATTGGGCATTGGGGAAGGGAGTTACTGGAGGGACAGCTGCCGCCAGAGTGAGGACAAGGCCACTCGATTTCCAGGGCTTGTTCTCAGCTGCATTCATCCCACCGCCCTTAGTGACTGGGGATGCCAGGAAACTGCAAGCATGATCCTCACCAAAGATACAAGAGCCCTAACAGCCTCAAAGCCCCAGTGGGTACTGAATAATTGCAGTCATTTAGGGAGCACATCcacttgtgccaggcactgggcactTTACATATAGCATCTCATGTCATCTTCACAGTGTCCCCCTGAGGCAGGTGCCCTCATCATCCCAGTTTacagaggaggagactgagggTTGGGAAAGTTGAAGAAGTTGACTAGAAAGTAACAGAGCAGGAGTCTGCCCGACTTCAGAGCCCATATTCTGAACTCCTATGCTATGCTGCTTCTCCAAAGGCCTCATCCAACAAGCATTCAAAGGTCCTGGGCACTTTGGAGGGCAAGCTGACACTCTGACCCAGCCATTTCCCTTCTAGAATTTAATCAGCCACATAAGCGCAGAAACAGCCACATAAGTGCACAAAGACTTATGGACAAAGATATTCACAACAGCTCTGTCTGTAGTAGTAAAAGGTTGAAAGCAATGCAAATGGGGAATTAAATGCTTTATGGCTTGTTCATACACCACGCAGCCATGACACATGATGTtgtagaaaacatatttaatgacATGAGGAAAATCTTTGTGCTTTTTTACTCTTTgatgttatgtatttatttttctagagacagagtcttgctctgttgcccaggctggagtacagtggcatgatcatggctcactgcagcctcgaactcctgggttcaagcgattctcccacctcagcttcctgagttatctgggactacaggcatgtgccaccacatccagctaatttttgtttagtttttgtagagacggggtgtcattatattgttgcccaggctggtctcaaactcctaggctcaagagatcctgctacctcagccttccaaagtggtgagattacaggtgtgagccactgcacccagccttctttaattttaaatttgaaaattacgCAAATAGTGTATAAACATTTTAGTTGTAAAACAAATCTGCATTATAGCAAGGGGAAAAGCAAATCCTAAAACATCAGTAATAGgatgattccatttttatttcagaagagGAGAACGCATACATAGAATAAAGACTATGAAGATCTGTACCAAATGACTACTACTGGTGACCTTGTGAGGGCCGTGGGGTGGGACTAGGggagtgaaggaaaaaaatgcttactTTCTACATTCTTAgtttatttgtatttcaaaagtattatttttctttttatgtctataaaaaaaggaaactgcatttcaattttttaaaaataaaactaaattaacaaataaatagagACCATGCCTCTGGCCTCCAATATGGGACAGCAGCAGCAAAATCATTATCCTGCTGCCTTTTGACACCAGTTCTGGAAAGATGAGAGGTGAATAATGCCCAAGGAGCTCAAAATCCATACATATCAGGGTGTGCCTATCAGAGGAGATTTCTAAACCTTTTAAAACCCCTATGTCATCGCTATTGCTCTGAGCTGGGGAAAGGAAAATACCAGAAAGAGAGGAATGCCCAGGAACATGATGTTTGGAAATCCTCCCTTTCCCTGGGCAGAGGCAGCTCGGGGGTGGGAGTGTGTCTCAGATATCAGGCGCAGTTTGGTGTATGGgatgattacaggcttgaggtaAGTAGCTGTGCAAGGACCCCAAGGATCACAGGAGTTTGGGAGGGGCAGGTGAGGCGGGGCATCAAGGGAATGTAGAACAGGCCAGGGCCTGAGGGGCAAGAAAGGCAGTGCTGAACAGGGCCACAGGGCCCAAAGCTTCTCCTCCAGGCAGGGCTGCTGGCACCTCTTGTCCTGCCCCATGCACTTCTAGAAGACGTCAAGTGGTGACCTGAACCCAGCAACCAAGGTCTAGGGTACAAGAGGTGAACTATACACAGCTGGAGACCACATacacccaccccagcctgggaggtcAGTGGCCCAGGGAGCTGTAGCCTCTAGCTCACTCCCCTTGGAAGGTGGGGGACAGGCTGGTCTAAAAGGCTGATGAGGTAGGCTCTTCCTCTGCCCATGGGCCTCTCCAGGGCCTGGGGAGAGCAAACAGCAGCTTCTCTTGGATAGGTAAGGCCTAGCATTTAGGAGCTTCAGGACtacctgagttcaagtcttggctGTGTCACTTCCTAGCTGGGTCACCTTAGACAAGCCACTTAACCTCCTTGAGCCTCCATTCCCACAACAATAACATAGGAATACTAGCATTAGCCCCATGGGGCTGTTATGAAGTTTTAATGTACTAGTGTAAAGTACTTTGCACAGTGTCCAGCATAAAATACATGCTCAAGGAGTGATAGTGTGTCTGGCTGCCTTGATTTGTTCCATGCTGCTACCTCCATTTCACTCCTTTCAAGGCCCATCTGACCTTTGACCCCCAGTGAGTACAATGGAGTGACCAAGAGCAAAAGGCCTTGGAGTTCAACTAAAGTGTTTTCAAACTCTTGCTATACCACTTACTAGTTATATGACATGAGGTcaattacatacatatacatttctGTGGAACAGGAATAATGATCTAATAATACCTACCTCTTGGGGGTCATGAGAGAAATCAATCAGATAACTCGTACAAAGTTCCTAGCACATAATGACATTAAATGGCAGCTACTTGACTTTTTTGTAACTTTCAGAGTACTGAGCTCAATACTGGGCACAAAAGCCATGTCATTGTCTGAGGACTGACTGATGTTCGGACCTGTCATATCCCAGAGACCACTGATGTCCAGGCCCCCAGGAGGTGTTGGGATTCAGGGATAGAGTGTGCCAGCTCTGGTGCCCAGAGAGGCTGGTGATGAAAAAAGTCCACCTGAGGAGCCTGGGGCAGCCCTGGCTCTGCCCAATCCACAGCAAGATAATTAGCCCCGGGCATTAGACTTCCTTTAGGGAACTCACTTGGACATCGAGGGGCTGgtagaaagaagagaataaagacCAGATTTCAGAAGAAAGAGTTGAACCTAGCCAGCTCCTCACCAGTTCAGAGTTAGAGCCACCTTCTGCCTCTCTTTCCCATCAGGAGAAGCAGCTGGAGGCACTGGTACCGTGTCCTCTCACCTGCTGCCTCAGTATCTCAGCCTCACCTTAGACCACCCAAGCAGGTTTTGATCAGTCCCCCAAAGGCCTCTGCAAATTCCCTCTCCTAAACCCCAAACCCTATGGCACTGTGATCTGACACATGGCACTGAGGCCCCAGTCCCTATGAGTCAGCTTCTAATTTCTTACTCACAGAGCTCCCCACCCACAGTTGGGCCATGAGAGACCAAGGACATTAAAACAAAGGCTAAACGGGGTTTCTTATGGGAAAAATAGGCACTGATCACCATCATCTCAACAAGGCCCAACACCTTCCCCCCTCCCAAGTCAGGAAATTCAGGAAGAGGTATGAGGTTTCCCACTGGGGAAAAGAAGTGGCTCTCCCACCTCTCCTTCACAATAGAGGCTACCATAGCTTCTCACACAACCTGGACCATATTACATATTATTCAGCCAACAACACAATCAAGTGGGAAGGAACTGCCTCCCCTCTAGACTCAGCCAAGACTCCTCGTCCAGGAaggacctaaataaatggaattctATAGCACTTGATACGTAGGCTTCACCTTTTCCTATAACTTCACAGTGACCAATATAGCATTTGTATACCATTGCCTCCGGGACCTGCCAGGGATAGCGTCAGAAAGAGCCCAGAGCAATGGCCCTCACAAAGGGACAGCCAATTTGACTGTGGGAACCTAGCAAGGCAACTTCCTGACTTTCTGTGCTAAAGAAACCACACCATCAGTTCAACCTAAATGCAGGGGTCTGGAGAGAGACTTAAGAGAGttcagtttaaaacaaaaacccaacaacCATTCTCATATAAGCCCGACTACGTATAGTCAGTCCTCTGTATGCCTAAAATGGAGAGCTCATCAGTACTATTCATCCAAAATggcaaataatccaaaaaatcACTGCTGTTCCTCAGCGTACGAGAGTTGGTAACGCTATTTCTCCTGAAGTTAACCCTAGCACACAGTCAGTCTTCACCAAGTATTTATTAAAcgttaaataaatgaaagcttCATTTCATTCAAGTGTCATGTGTAGTTATTTCAACTCTTTTATCTGTCTACACCTGCTTGACGGAGGACCAGTGGGTTATGCCAGAAAACTCTCTAGACTGGGAGCCAGTACATCTGAGTTCTGGTCTTGGCTCTACCAGTGACTCtctatgtgaccttgggtaagttacaGTATTTAAtttgagggagaaagagagagagagaagcatagACTACAAGATCAATATGTTCCCTTAAGCTGTGTTGTTCAACAGAATCTGCGTTTTATGGCAAATAATCATCATGTCTCCTATTCGGGCACAAAACTCCAACCCATTTAACCAAGTTGGAACAGTTCAACAGCTGAAGATGGGCAGGGGCTGGCAGAAATGGCAGTGAGAAGGCAGGCGGGGGAGGGGGCATGAAGAAAGTGAAGGGCTTGAATGTCAGGGAGGTAATTCTACTCTGGGTTCTAGAGTTGTAAAGCAACTTCCAAATCAAGCACCCCTTCATTTCCCGGCCCATGGTGGAGTGTGAGCTCTAAGTTCTAATTTATTAATCAATCAGAAAACCCCTTAACACcagaagaaaaatagacaaaagatttGGACAGAcaattcaaagaaatataaatggtaaCTAACCTAAGGCAGAGGAGAGGTACAGAAAGTGTTTAACTTCACTATTAactaaagaaatataaactaaCACTGAGATATAAGTTTACAACTATCAAATTACCAAAGGtttgggtcaggcatggtggctcacacctgtaatcccagcactttgggaggccagggtgggcagatcacttgaggtctggagttggagaacagcctggctgacatggcaaaaccccatctccactaaaaccacaaaaattagccaggtgtggtggcacaggcctgtaggcccagctactcaggaggctgaggcagaagaatcgcttgaacctggggggcggagaatacagtgagccgagatcgcgccgctgcactccaggctgggtgacaaagcaagactccatctcaagtaaAATTTCCAAAGGTTTAAATGAGATGGGTTGACTAGAGTCTTCTCTGATGTACTGCTGGCAAAACCAAGGGGGACAGCCTTTCAGTAAAGCAATTTGGCCATATTTATCAAGAGCTTTTAAATGAGCGTTCCCTTTGACTCAATAATTTCACTTCCAGGAATCTATGCTAAAAAAATAATCACAGATACACCCATATTTAAGGAAGTTCATCACTTCATTAtttgtaataatgaaaaattGGAAACTCTTAAATGTCTGACATTAGGAGGGTTATGTACGTGTTACAAAGTCATTAAGAAGTATTTtctgctgtggctcacacctgtaatcccaacaatttaggACATCCAGGCcagcggattgcttgaggtcaggagtttgagaccagcctgggtgaaatggcgaaaccccatctctacaaaaaattagccagctgtggtgacatgtgcctatagtcccagctacttgagagactgaggcaggaggattgcttaagcctgggaggtggaggttgcagtgagctgagatcgcaccactgcacctcagcatgggtgacagagtgaaaccctgcctcaaaaacaaaagaagtatgttcaaataatttataatggaaTGGAAAATACTAGGTTAAAAAAGCAGGTTTACAAAACTATATTTATAGTTGAATTCCacttatgtttaaaaaaacatgtgCACAGAAAAGACTACCAAGAAATGCACAAAACATTAACGGTGATTATTCCATCTTGGTGATGAAGTTATAGGTGATTTTTTGAAATCTTACTATTCTGTACTTCTCCAATTTTCAACAGTgagctttaaatttttaaaaagcacattaagGGTGTGAGGGGAAGAggatgtttattttctctctaagATTTCCAAATGTTAAGAGTTAGAAAGCAGCCCTGGCACTCCCTTGGTATATGTAGTATTTGTAACACATCCTTTGCCACCCTGAAAAGAACTTTATAGTGAATATAACCTGCTTTTGCACATACTTTCAAAAACAGCAATATATTAATTATActataaagatgaaataaaaggaaagtaaTCTGTAACAGGGTATGTAGTTCAATATACAAATACCTAAGGCAAGACTACACTAAAGCATATAATAGAGTAGTGAGATGCTTCTACCTATATGTAAACTCACTGTGAAAGCAACCTCTACAAATGAAGACTCATACAGTTATGTTATATTGGCAACTTAAAGACCCATGAATGGCACTGTCATCAGTGACATGATTTTCAAAAGTTGTGAGTGACTCTTAGTAAAGTTTTGGACAAAACAAAATATCCTTTTCCCCAGCAACTTCTCCACAGTTGTTGCCTTCCTGGAAATTCAGTGTATAtattaaaactgtaaaaacatcttgtgttcatttgtaaaataattaggTCTAGCTAATTCTACCAGGGTTTTCCACCTATATTAATGTATAGAACATTGAAAGTTTTACGGATAGAGCTTTGTGAAACTCCCACTGCCCTTTCATATTAATCCCAAACATAAAGTTCacaataattctctttttttgtgagCTGGACTTGCATCTTTGAAAATGAATGATATTCAGAGCTGTAGCCTTTGACAGTTTCTAAAGCCTATCACCAAGAACAGCAAGAGATTCCTAGAATGTATTCTCCAAATTGACACAAATGCTTTTTGAATTACTGGGAACATGACTCTTCTTTAGTAGCACCAAGGCATGAGaacaaattatcattttttaaaaaccatttactGTGCTCCCTTGGTGATTTTCCCTGGCCTGGCCCCAGCCTCAGGAGTATAAAATGAACTGAGCTGGAAGAAAAGGACTAACAGGGCCAGGCCACCGGGAGAGGGGAAAGGGCTGAGTTGCTAGGTTACCACTCGAGCCGACCCAAGTGGTCCCAGAGGGGTACCAGATACAGGACAGGTCCTTCTCTCTCCCCACTAAGTTGGGGGCCCTCTCAGAGGAAGGGGGTCAAAAGGTTGGGGAGGGAGGCCAATCACTCACACTAggcaaaagtaaagaaatgagGCAGAAGCACAAAGAAACAGACAGCCCTGTATTTCTAAAACCATTCAAGGCTCCTTCATTAACTGGCTTCCCCCCAAAAGAAAGATTTCTTTATTAAGAAATACCAGAGAGTGAAAAACCCCCAACACATACACATTTGTAGGCTCACACAAAAGTGCAGAGATTTACATATTAAATTGCATTTAAGttagaaaatagatttaaaaacaaaatacttttttctccaACAAGGTAAAGAGATTTGGTCAGTAGGAAAGGGTGCTTTAGGGGTAAAGGCAGGATGGTCAGGACAGGGAGAATGGAATTTAGCTGCTACAGAATCAGAATCCACCTCTAACCCAAACTCACTCCTGGGGGAAAAAGTAAAGGAGGAGACGATGATCTCAGCTCGGGCCAGGAAGGCCTCGGAGCTGAATGGACATGAAGAAATGGCTCAATACAGCCAATTTCCACCTGCCCACAGAGGTTTGGGATCAGTGCCAACCATCCTGGACTGGGAAAGTGGGGTGCAAAGGAAGCtcgaggaagaaggaagaaggggagagttGGAGACGGTGTCAGCCATTGAAAAGACTAAACAATTTAAGGCCCTTTTCCCCTGGAAAGATTGATTCTTTAATCTCCCCTCTGATCAGATAGGGACAGTCCCGGCTGGTGCATGGTATGAATGGGACAGATCTTCAGGCCAACGTCTTAAATACAGAAGATTTactaaggaaaaggaagagggtgGGGAGTACAAAGAAgcggaaacttaaaaaaaaattacttcacaCTAGAGATAAGAGATTTCCACTCTGACCCTTTCCATCAAAAAGAGAAAGCTTCTCTGTCTGACCTAAGGGTCCTCAGGAGCAGTTGAGGTAaggtgagggaggagagagattcatctgagcccaggagaggAGATGGGCTGAATACTTTCTAAAATGGGGTTCATATGAGTGCCAGGTTACCTGGGAAAACCTAACAACTTACAAATTCTCCAGGTTTGGCTTCATAACTTCAAGAAAAAAACTGAGAGAACCAGAAAAAGAATAGGAAGGTAGAAGCAGATAGGAGAAGGATCTGAGTCAgcctctccccatctctcttccAACCTCTCTCTCAGGAATGCTCAACTTAAATCCTGCTACAAGGAAAATAGAAAGTCATGGAAAAAAGTCTGGGAGCAGCCAAATTTCATTAATTCCGATTAATTGGGAAGTATGAGATGGGAATTGACAAGGAGTCTTGATTATACACCATCTAAGAAGAAATATATACCATCACTTGTAAAAGACCACTGATCAAATATTTCCAAGGGGAGGCCACGATGAGCCTGCTTTAATAACCGAGGCTCATTAAAGACATACATCTGCTTCAAAACAATATCCTAACATAGAGCTTCTTCTCTTAAGTAAATATAATCCTTCTAACTTTCTGATCTTGTTCACACTGTGTTTCCTTGAAAGTCCTTTCTTCATAGTCCAGAATAAGCTAAGCTTCAGGCCAGAATGTAGTATAGATCAATGAAGAGTGTGGGAACTATCTCTCCAATCCAAGGGTGCCCGGGTTAATGGAAGTTTGGGGAGTAACAAGCAAcccctcccaacccccacccccaccctacacacaaacacattcttGAAatggaagggggaaggaggaggcaggaagttTGCATTAGACACAGTTTAATCACCTTCGAATAGATGAAAAGTTCTGGTTTATACTCCCCGCCCCATAAGTCATCCAGACAGGACCCTGGCTTAGAAAGCGAAAAACACAGGTGCTCTAGGAAATATAGccacatataatacataaatcTTCTTCCCTGAAATAGAGCAGGTCCTGAGCAGAGCTGACTGGAGGGCCACAGCCCACCCCCAGAGTGAAGTGGCTCTGGGACTCTGCGGTGGAAGTGCTGGAAGAGTGGGGCTTGGAGGAAGCCCCCAGTGTGGTTACCATCGCCAGAGGCGGGCCGAGGCCTTGGAGTGAGTTACCCCAGAGGGCAGCAGTGCTGGGCTTTCCCTCACTCAGCCGAGGCTTAATGGAAGAACTggttagccattttttttttttttgagggtacattgggggagaggagaggagaggagagcctctctgtgccttggtttcccattTGTGCATTCAGGGCCTCTGCAGGCCTCACACCGGGAGTCTGAGGGCGTAGTGTTTAAGTGAGCACTCGGGCTTCCTCTGAGGAAAAGAAATGACCAAAGTGCAGACTTTTATTACTGCCATTCCTGCTCCTAATGGGAGCAGGAgtccaaaggaaaaacaaactaaaaggGGCTAACGAGAAAGGAGGAGAGATGAGACAGAGAGTGTGAAGGGCTGTGCCGTTGGCATCTCATCAATTCTTACTGAGAATGGCACAGGTATTAAAAAAGTTTCTGGGTTGTCTATGAGAAATGTCAATTAGTATCTCCGCTACAACTACTTACGTACATCTAATGGGAAAAGAGTGGGGCTTGGGTGTCAGAGTGGATGGGAGACAAAGGAGAAGCTACACTAATAAATATAACAAGTGGAAGGTAGCTGTCCCATTGATTAGCGGGCAATGCTGGCACTTAGTGGCCAGGAGAATCCTCTGACCCCACTCTTTCTCCTCTTCAATCCTGAAGACCCCAGGAACCCAGTTAGGATCCCCTGGCCAGAGGTCTCTATGACTGCCTCTGGACTCGGGACATGCAGCAGCTTGGGAGGATTTGAGCCAGTCTCAAAAACCTTTAGCCCCAGAATGAGACCAGTGACCCCAAGCAAGAGGGCTGGGATCTGGAGGGTAGAGAGGGGAGTCCAAGGAGACCCTGTGGCTGAGGCCATGGAGAACCAGTGCCAGGGCCCCAAAGACCCATTTTTCCAGTTACCAGAGGTGACTGACATCTTCTGCCACTGCCTtg from Callithrix jacchus isolate 240 chromosome X, calJac240_pri, whole genome shotgun sequence carries:
- the SASH3 gene encoding SAM and SH3 domain-containing protein 3 isoform X2; translation: MLRRKPSNASEKESTQKKKLSLQRSSSFKDFAKSKPSSPVVSEKEFNLDDNIPEDDSGVPTPEDAGKSGKKLGKKWRAVISRTMNRKTGKMMVKALSEEMGDTPEEGSASPTSPDCSLDSPGPEKMALAFSEEEERELPALSRQASTGSELCSPSPGSGSFGEEPPAPRYTGPFCGRARVHTDFTPSPYDHDSLKLQKGDVIQIIEKPPVGTWQGLLNGKLGSFKFIYVDVLPEEAVEPARPSRRQSKGKRPKPKTLHELLERIGLEEHTSTLLLNGYQTLEDFKELRETHLNELNIMDPQHRAKLLTAAELLLDYDTGSEEAEEGAESSQEPVAHTASDPKVDIPRDSGCYEGSESGRDEAELAGTEEQLQGLSLAGAP
- the SASH3 gene encoding SAM and SH3 domain-containing protein 3 isoform X1; this translates as MLRRKPSNASEKESTQKKKLSLQRSSSFKDFAKSKPSSPVVSEKEFNLDDNIPEDDSGVPTPEDAGKSGKKLGKKWRAVISRTMNRKTGKMMVKALSEEMGDTPEEGSASPTSPDCSLDSPGPEKMALAFSEEEERELPALSRQASTGSELCSPSPGSGSFGEEPPAPRYTGPFCGRARVHTDFTPSPYDHDSLKLQVRSASGLLWSLAGCTQKGSCTDPGYDSFSRGQDPHLLCPLLPSPLLSPPQKGDVIQIIEKPPVGTWQGLLNGKLGSFKFIYVDVLPEEAVEPARPSRRQSKGKRPKPKTLHELLERIGLEEHTSTLLLNGYQTLEDFKELRETHLNELNIMDPQHRAKLLTAAELLLDYDTGSEEAEEGAESSQEPVAHTASDPKVDIPRDSGCYEGSESGRDEAELAGTEEQLQGLSLAGAP